The Benincasa hispida cultivar B227 chromosome 11, ASM972705v1, whole genome shotgun sequence genome has a segment encoding these proteins:
- the LOC120091768 gene encoding AT-hook motif nuclear-localized protein 23-like: MMAGLDLGSRYLTHLQTPVDDLVNRSGHFSSGDHQDDDDPHQALGGSGDVVGRRPRGRPPGSKNKPKPPVIITRESANTLRVHILEVGSGCDVFDCVASYARRRQRGICILSGSGNVTNVGLRQPAAAGAVLTLQGRFEILSLSGSFLPPPAPPGATSLTIFLAGGQGQVVGGTVAGELTAAGPVILIAASFTNVAYERLPLDEEDQQQAPAGGGGVGNNNNNNPFQDPSNSGLPFLNLPLHMQNVQLPPF, translated from the coding sequence aTGATGGCTGGATTGGATTTAGGGAGTCGATATCTAACTCACCTTCAAACGCCAGTAGACGATCTAGTAAATCGTAGTGGCCATTTCTCCTCCGGTGACCACCAAGACGATGACGATCCCCACCAAGCCCTAGGCGGATCGGGGGACGTCGTTGGCCGCCGCCCGCGCGGTCGGCCACCCGGTTCCAAAAACAAGCCAAAGCCGCCGGTAATCATCACCCGTGAGAGCGCCAACACGCTACGTGTCCACATCTTAGAAGTCGGCAGCGGCTGCGACGTTTTCGATTGCGTCGCTTCCTACGCCCGCCGACGACAGCGTGGGATCTGTATTTTGAGCGGTAGCGGTAACGTCACGAACGTCGGCCTTCGCCAGCCAGCAGCGGCAGGGGCGGTGCTGACACTTCAAGGGAGGTTTGAAATTTTGTCGCTTTCCGGATCGTTTCTGCCGCCGCCAGCTCCACCGGGTGCCACGAGTTTGACGATATTTTTAGCTGGAGGGCAGGGGCAGGTGGTGGGAGGGACGGTGGCCGGGGAATTAACGGCGGCTGGGCCGGTGATTTTAATTGCAGCTTCATTTACTAATGTGGCGTATGAGAGATTGCCATTGGATGAGGAGGATCAGCAGCAAGCTCCGGCAGGCGGCGGCGGAGTTggtaacaacaacaacaataatccATTTCAAGACCCATCAAATTCAGGGCTTCCATTCTTGAATCTGCCACTCCATATGCAAAACGTTCAACTTCCACCCTTTTGA